In one window of Bos mutus isolate GX-2022 chromosome 13, NWIPB_WYAK_1.1, whole genome shotgun sequence DNA:
- the IDH3B gene encoding LOW QUALITY PROTEIN: isocitrate dehydrogenase [NAD] subunit beta, mitochondrial (The sequence of the model RefSeq protein was modified relative to this genomic sequence to represent the inferred CDS: inserted 1 base in 1 codon), which yields MAALSRVRWLTRALVAAPNPGAWRSLCTSTVAQASSRTQGEDVRVEGAFPVTMLPGDGVGPELMHAVKEVFKAASVPVEFQEHHLSEVQNMASEEKLEQVLSSMKENKVAIIGKIHTPMEYKGELASYDMRLRRKLDLFANVVHVKSLPGYKTRHNNLDLVIIREQTEGEYSSLEHESARGVIECLKIVTRTKSQRIAKFAFDYATKKGXGKVTAVHKANIMKLGDGLFLQCCEEVAELYPKIKFEKMIIDNCCMQLVQNPYQFDVLVMPNLYGNIIDNLAAGLVGGAGVVPGESYSAEYAVFETGARHPFAQAVGRNIANPTAMLLSASNMLRHLNLEHHSNMIAEAVKKVIKVGKVRTRDMGGYSTTTDFIKSVIGHLHPYGG from the exons ATGGCTGCCCTCAGCCGTGTCCGCTGGCTGACCCGA GCACTGGTCGCCGCTCCGAATCCCGGAGCATGGAGGAGCCTGTGTACCTCAACCGTGGCGCAAGCCTCCTCGCGGACCCAG GGCGAGGACGTGAGGGTGGAGGGCGCCTTTCCCGTGACTATGCTGCCAGGAGACGGCGTGGGGCCTGAGCTGATGCACGCTGTCAAGGAGGTGTTCAAG GCTGCCTCTGTCCCAGTGGAGTTCCAGGAGCATCACCTGAGCGAGGTGCAGAATATGGCATCTGAGGAGAAGCTGGAGCAGGTGCTGAGTTCCATGAAGGAGAACAAAGTGGCCATCATTG GAAAGATCCACACCCCAATGGAGTATAAAGGGGAGCTAGCCTCCTATGATATGCGGCTGAG GCGGAAGTTGGACTTGTTTGCCAATGTGGTCCATGTGAAGTCACTTCCTGGGTACAAGACTCGACACAACAATCTAGATTTGGTGATTATTCGAGAGCAGACAGAAGGGGAGTACAGTTCTCTGGAACACGAG AGTGCGAGGGGTGTGATTGAGTGCTTGAAGATTGTCACTCGAACCAAATCACAGCGGATTGCAAAGTTCGCCTTTGACTATGCCACTAAGAAGG CGGGCAAGGTCACGGCTGTCCACAAGGCCAATATCAT GAAACTGGGGGATGGGTTGTTCCTGCAGTGCTGTGAGGAAGTTGCTGAACTGTATCCCAAGATCAAGTTTGAGAAAATGATCATAGACAACTGCTGCATGCAG CTGGTGCAGAATCCTTACCAGTTTGACGTGCTGGTGATGCCCAATCTCTATGGGAACATTATTGACAATCTGGCTGCTGGCCTGGTTGGGGGAGCTGGTGTGGTCCCTGGTGAGAGCTACAGTGCAGAGTACGCAGTGTTTGAGACG GGTGCCCGGCATCCATTTGCCCAGGCAGTGGGCAGGAATATAGCCAACCCCACAGCCATGCTGCTGTCAGCTTCCAACATGCTGCGGCATCTCAA TCTCGAGCATCACTCCAACATGATTGCAGAGGCAGTGAAGAAGGTGATTAAAGTTGGCAAG GTACGGACTCGAGACATGGGCGGCTACAGCACCACAACCGACTTCATCAAGTCTGTCATCGGCCACCTGCACCCCTATGGGGGCTAG
- the NOP56 gene encoding nucleolar protein 56: MVLLHVLFEHAVGYALLALKEVEEISLLLPQVEECVLNLGKFHNIVRLVAFCPFSSSQVALENANAVSEGVVHEDLRLLLETHLPPKKKKVLLGVGDPKIGAAIQEELGYNCQTGGVIAEILRGVRLHFHNLVKGLTDLSACKAQLGLGHSYSRAKVKFNVNRVDNMIIQSISLLDQLDKDINTFSMRVREWYGYHFPELVKIINDNATYCRLAQFIGNRKELNEEKLEKLEELTMDAAKAKAILDASRSSMGMDISAIDLINIESFSSRVVSLSEYRQSLHTYLRSKMSQVAPSLSALIGEAVGARLIAHAGSLTNLAKYPASTVQILGAEKALFRALKTRGNTPKYGLIFHSTFIGRAAAKNKGRISRYLANKCSIASRIDCFSEVPTSVFGEKLREQVEERLSFYETGEIPRKNLDVMKEAMVQAEEAAAEITRKLEKQEKKRLKKEKKRLAAIALASSENSSAPEECEETSERPKKKKKQKPQEVLQENGMEDPSVSFSKPKKKKSFSKEELVSSDLEETAGTGSLPKRKKSFPKEEPVTDPDESENKRVPKKKRKLSPKEEPLSSGPEEAAASKSSGSKKKKKLRKLSQES, from the exons ATG GTGCTGCTGCACGTGCTTTTCGAGCACGCGGTCGGCTACGCGCTTCTGGCGCTGAAGGAGGTGGAGGAGATCAGCCTTCTGCTGCCGCAG GTGGAGGAGTGCGTGCTGAACCTGGGCAAATTCCACAACATCGTTCGTCTTGTGGCCTTTTGTCCCTTTTCCTCGTCCCAAGTTGCCTTGGAAAATGCCAACGCTGTGTCTGAAG GTGTTGTTCATGAGGACCTCCGCCTGCTCTTGGAGACTCACCTGCCacccaaaaagaagaaagtactTCTGGGAGTTGGGGACCCCAAGATAGGTGCGGCTATACAAGAGGAGTTAGGGTACAACTGCCAGACTGGAGGTGTCATAGCCGAGATCCTTCGAG GAGTTCGTCTGCACTTCCACAACCTGGTGAAAGGTCTGACCGATTTGTCTGCTTGTAAAGCCCAACTGGGGCTGGGACACAGCTATTCTCGTGCGAAAGTTAAGTTTAATGTGAACCGAGTGGACAACATGATTATCCAGTCTATTAGCCTCCTGGACCAGCTGGACAAGGATATCAATACCTTCTCCATGCGTGTCAG GGAGTGGTATGGGTATCACTTTCCTGAGCTGGTAAAGATCATCAATGACAATGCTACGTACTGCCGCCTTGCTCAGTTCATTGGAAACCGGAAGGAGCTTAATGAAGAAAAGTTGGAGAAGCTGGAGGAGCTGACAATGGATGCAGCCAAGGCTAAGGCTATTCTGGATGCCTCACGGTCTTCCATGG GCATGGACATATCAGCCATTGACTTGATAAACATCGAGAGCTTCTCCAGTCGTGTGGTGTCTTTGTCAGAGTACCGCCAAAGTCTACACACTTACTTGCGATCCAAGATGAGCCAAGTAGCCCCCAGCCTGTCTGCCCTGATTGGGGAAGCG GTAGGTGCACGTCTCATTGCTCACGCTGGCAGTCTCACCAATCTGGCCAAGTATCCAGCATCCACAGTGCAGATCCTTGGGGCTGAAAAGGCCCTGTTCAG AGCCTTGAAGACAAGGGGTAACACCCCAAAATACGGACTCATTTTCCACTCTACCTTCATTGGCCGAGCAGCTGCCAAGAACAAAGGTCGCATCTCCCGATACCTGGCAAACAAATGCAGTATTGCCTCACGAATCGATTGCTTCTCTG AGGTGCCCACCAGTGTTTTTGGGGAGAAGCTTCGAGAACAAGTTGAGGAGCGGCTGTCCTTCTATGAGACTGGAGAGATTCCCCGAAAGAATCTGGATGTCATGAAGGAGGCAATGGTTCAG GCAGAGGAAGCGGCTGCTGAGATTACTAGGAAGCTCGAGAAACAGGAGAAGAAACgcttgaagaaggaaaagaaaaggctggCTGCGATTGCCCTGGCTTCTTCAGAAAATAGCAGTGCCCCGGAGGAGTGTGAG gAGACAAGTGAAAgacccaaaaagaagaaaaagcaaaagcccCAGGAGGTTCTTCAGGAGAATGGAATGGAAGACCCTTCTGTGTCTTTTTCcaaacccaagaaaaagaaatctttttccaAGGAAGAGCTAGTTAGTAGTGATCTTGAAGAGACAGCTGGTACTGGAAGTCTTCCCAAGAGGAAGAAATCTTTTCCCAAAGAGGAACCAGTTACTGACCCTGATGAGTCAGAAAACAAGAGGGTCCCCAAGAAAAAGCGGAAATTGTCTCCCAAGGAGGAGCCACTCAGCAGCGGACCTGAAGAGGCTGCTGCCAGTAAGAGCAGCggctccaagaaaaagaaaaagctccgAAAGCTATCCCAGGAAAGTTAG